TAAAAATACATTTGCCATTCTTATAGCTTTTTTTATCTCTCTCTCTTCTTCTCCACCTATTACACCATTATCACTTGCATGAGGGTTAAAACTTAAAACACCGATTTTATCAAATAAAGTACATTGATAAAAATTAATTAAAAATTGTGCAAGTTTGAAAGCTTTAATCTCTTTAAAAACATCTCTTAAAGCCATATGCTCAGTATATAAAGCCACAAAAAGCTCATCACACCCTAACATCATAATAGCATCTTGTCTGAAAAAATCTCTTAGCGCATCAGTATGACCTTTATAGCTCACTCCCCCCATTTGCCAAGTCTTTTTATTAATCGGTAAAGTTACCAAAGCATCTAAAAATAAATGCGTGCAATAACTAGCTCCTTCAAAACTTAAAAAAGAATAAATCCCACTTTTAGCGTCTAAATTTGCAGGATTTAACTCAAAATCAAAATCAATAATTTTACTAGCTTGATATGAAAACTCATAAATTAAAAAATTTTCTTTTTCTTCTTTAAAGATAAATTGTGGTTTTGGAGCATTAGAAATTTCAACTAAATTGATTTTAGATTTAGGATTTATTTTCAAAAGTTTATTTGCTTTTTGAAATAATTCATAATGCACAAAATAATAAGGCTCGCAAATTTTTACTAACTCATCATGACAAGCTAATAAAATTTGCATACCTATACCATTTAAATCCCCTATACTTATAGCAATTTTTTTCATCTTTTAATTAAAGCTTTCATTTGCAATATAGCTTTTTCTAAGCCTACAAAAACCGATCTTGCTACTATACTTTGGCCTATATTTAACTCTTCTATTTCTAAAATATCTACGATATTTTTTACATTTTTATAATTAAGTCCATGTCCAGCTGCTACTCTTAAATTTAAACTCTTAGCTAAACTTGCACTTTGTCTTAATCTTTGGAGTTCATTTTCCAAAAGCTTTTTGAGTTCATTTTTACTTAAAATTAATTCAGGCAATGCATAAGAAGTTTGATTGATATTGGTATATAATGCATTATAAATATTAGCATACAAGCCTGTATGAAGCTCTATAAAATCAGCATTTAAAGAAGATGATTTTTTGATATCTTCTAAATTTGGATCAATAAATAAAGAAACTTCGATTTGCTCTTGCTTTAAAGCATTAATAACTTCTTGTAGTTTTTCATTGTCTAAATTTAAACCACCTTCTGTTGTGAGTTCTTGTCTTTTTTCAGGTACTAAAGTAACGCGTGAGGGTTTGTATTTTAAAGCATATTCTATCATATCAATAGAGCATTCTAAATTCACTATACATTTGCAATATTTTAAGATATTTTCTAAATCAAACTCATTAGCATGGCGACGATCTTCTCTTACATGGATAGTGATTTGATCAGCTAAATTTGCACTCAAAAACGCAACTTCAAGCAAATCAGGATCATTTACTTTTCTAGCTTCTCTTAAAACTGCTATATGATCGATATTAACCCCTAAAAGCATAAGTTTTCCTTATAAGTTTTTTGCTATTATACTTTAATTTTTTTAAGGAGAGCTGGTGCTAGGTATTGATATGGGTTCAAATACATTAAGAGCTGTTTTAATGGATGAGAATTTTAATAAATTAAAAAGCGAAGAATTTATCATAGGGGCAGCTAAAAATATGCAAAATGACACCATTAGCGATGAAGCCGTAGAAAGAATTTTTAACGCTTTAAAAATATTAAAAGAAAAAAATTATAACTTAAGTCAAGCCGAAGCAGTTGCCACAGCTGCTTTTAGAAAAGCAAAAAATACTGAGTTTATTTTTGAAAAAATTCAAAAAGAATTTAAACTTGATGTAAAATTAATCGATGCAAAAACCGAAGCAAAATTAAGCATTTTAGGTATGCAAGAGCGTCTTAAATCTCTTAAGCTTTTTAGAAAAGACTTAAACTACTGTGATTTAGGTGGTGCTTCTTGTGAAATTTCAAATGATAAGTTTAGCAAAAGTTATGATTTTGGAATTATTAGTTTTTATGAAAGAATGTATTTTAAAGCTATAAAACCAAGTGCTTATGTAAGATTTTTTAAAAAATACCCACAAAATCTTGCACGTATTAAAGATGAAAAATTAAAAATTCATCTAAGCCCCTATCCTGCGCATCTAAAACAACTTGTCTTAAAAGCTTTTAATCTTAGTAAAGATATAAAATTAAAAGGAAATTTTTTCATATTAAATTCAGGAGTACCTACTACACTTTGTGCTTATAAACAAAACATAAAATACAAAGATTATCTAGAAGAAAGTGTAAATGGCAAAATACTCAAACGCAAAGATTTTTTTGATTTTGCATTAAAAATTTGGAATTTAGAACAAGAAAAAGCTAAAATTTATCTTGGAGAAAATAGAAAAAAATACCTCATAGCAGGCTCAATGATACTTTTTGCTTTATTTAATAAGCAAAAGCTCATTGTGATTGATGATGGTGTTAGAGAGGGTGTGTGTATAGCACATTTTAAAAATATCAAATTTTAAAGGAGAAAAAATGGGTTTAAAAGATCAAATTTTAGAAGATATTAAAGAAGCTATGCGTAATAAAGATGATTTTAAAAGAAACACTTTAAGAACACTTAATGCTAGCTTTAAACAAATAGAAGTTGATGAAAGAATCACACTTAATGATGAAAGAATATATAAAATCATTGCAAGTGAGATTAAAAAAAGAAACGAAGCAGCTTTAGCTTTTTCTAAAGGCTCTAGAGAAGATTTAGCACAAAAAGAACTCCAAGAAGTAGCTATTTTAAGTGCTTATTTACCAAAACAACTTAGCGATGAGGAATTAAAAAGTGAGCTAGAAAAACTTATAGAAAAATTACAAATTAACTCTTTAAAAGAACAAGGTATTTTGATGAAAGAAGCTAAAATATTTTTTGGCGCAAGCGTTGATGGTAAAAGACTTAATGAAATGGTAAGAAAGCTTTTAGCATGAAAAAAGTTTTAACACTTTGCGCCTTAGCTTTAAGCTCTTTTGCTTATACTCAATATGAATTACACCCTAGCTTTAAAGCTTATTTTAAAGACTGCTCTTTATTGATGGATAAATATTATTATATTAATTGTTATGATTATAATTATAAAGGTACTAAGGCAATTGCTTATAAATTAGAAGCTAAAATTTTAAATCAAGGACATATCAAAAAACGCCCAAGATTTCAAGAAGATACAAATTTACCTAAAAAATACAGAACTTATTGGGAGGATTATCTAAGAAGTGGTTACACAAGAGGGCATGTCGTACCAAATCAATCCATGAATGCAACCCCACAAGCCCAACTTAGCACTTTTTTAATGAGCAACATAACTCCGCAAAAAAAAGATATTAATGCAGAAATTTGGAATGAAATTGAACAAAGAGAAAGATATTTAGCAAAGAAAAATAAAGAATTAGAAGTCTTGAATT
This genomic stretch from Campylobacter lari subsp. concheus harbors:
- the pdxA gene encoding 4-hydroxythreonine-4-phosphate dehydrogenase codes for the protein MKKIAISIGDLNGIGMQILLACHDELVKICEPYYFVHYELFQKANKLLKINPKSKINLVEISNAPKPQFIFKEEKENFLIYEFSYQASKIIDFDFELNPANLDAKSGIYSFLSFEGASYCTHLFLDALVTLPINKKTWQMGGVSYKGHTDALRDFFRQDAIMMLGCDELFVALYTEHMALRDVFKEIKAFKLAQFLINFYQCTLFDKIGVLSFNPHASDNGVIGGEEEREIKKAIRMANVFLKDYALNLQNLENEDFLSQKEKEFSYKENIYLSEPLVADSAFTPFALSKCKYLVSMYHDVGLAPLKALYFEKSINVSLNLPIIRTSVDHGTAYDRAYKNEKINLQSYMQAVKSALQFLKIKEKTK
- a CDS encoding pyridoxine 5'-phosphate synthase; this encodes MLLGVNIDHIAVLREARKVNDPDLLEVAFLSANLADQITIHVREDRRHANEFDLENILKYCKCIVNLECSIDMIEYALKYKPSRVTLVPEKRQELTTEGGLNLDNEKLQEVINALKQEQIEVSLFIDPNLEDIKKSSSLNADFIELHTGLYANIYNALYTNINQTSYALPELILSKNELKKLLENELQRLRQSASLAKSLNLRVAAGHGLNYKNVKNIVDILEIEELNIGQSIVARSVFVGLEKAILQMKALIKR
- a CDS encoding Ppx/GppA family phosphatase; this translates as MLGIDMGSNTLRAVLMDENFNKLKSEEFIIGAAKNMQNDTISDEAVERIFNALKILKEKNYNLSQAEAVATAAFRKAKNTEFIFEKIQKEFKLDVKLIDAKTEAKLSILGMQERLKSLKLFRKDLNYCDLGGASCEISNDKFSKSYDFGIISFYERMYFKAIKPSAYVRFFKKYPQNLARIKDEKLKIHLSPYPAHLKQLVLKAFNLSKDIKLKGNFFILNSGVPTTLCAYKQNIKYKDYLEESVNGKILKRKDFFDFALKIWNLEQEKAKIYLGENRKKYLIAGSMILFALFNKQKLIVIDDGVREGVCIAHFKNIKF
- a CDS encoding GatB/YqeY domain-containing protein, encoding MGLKDQILEDIKEAMRNKDDFKRNTLRTLNASFKQIEVDERITLNDERIYKIIASEIKKRNEAALAFSKGSREDLAQKELQEVAILSAYLPKQLSDEELKSELEKLIEKLQINSLKEQGILMKEAKIFFGASVDGKRLNEMVRKLLA
- a CDS encoding DNA/RNA non-specific endonuclease; the protein is MKKVLTLCALALSSFAYTQYELHPSFKAYFKDCSLLMDKYYYINCYDYNYKGTKAIAYKLEAKILNQGHIKKRPRFQEDTNLPKKYRTYWEDYLRSGYTRGHVVPNQSMNATPQAQLSTFLMSNITPQKKDINAEIWNEIEQRERYLAKKNKELEVLNLVLYDDKPKRIKNNIAIPSFYVKILKAKNFSECYKVPNNDNFARFDRNYFKEDCKKYID